One genomic region from Terriglobus aquaticus encodes:
- a CDS encoding PEP-CTERM sorting domain-containing protein produces the protein MRFRLASVAVLLFASAAARADSVTLTINNPVQSVTSAGGTLSFNATASAPLTNMGSEDLNSLSFQLNPANSFFIDPSSFTMGNWPFTLNPGDSYTDVLFTVTVPANTAANSFIGSVELDGGPDNTALGTQSFTINVTPAATAATPEPSSLLMLGTGVVALAGSMRRRFTGLAASR, from the coding sequence ATGCGTTTTCGTCTTGCTTCCGTTGCTGTGTTGCTGTTCGCTTCTGCCGCAGCCCGTGCCGACTCCGTCACGTTAACGATCAACAACCCGGTGCAGAGCGTCACTTCTGCCGGCGGCACGCTGTCGTTCAACGCGACGGCGTCAGCACCCCTTACCAACATGGGTTCGGAAGATCTGAACAGCCTTTCGTTCCAGCTGAACCCTGCAAACAGCTTCTTCATCGACCCGAGCTCGTTCACGATGGGCAACTGGCCATTCACCCTAAACCCGGGCGACAGCTACACCGATGTTCTGTTTACGGTGACCGTGCCCGCGAACACTGCGGCGAACAGCTTCATTGGATCGGTCGAACTGGATGGTGGGCCGGACAACACCGCGCTGGGCACGCAGAGCTTCACCATCAACGTGACGCCGGCAGCAACTGCGGCGACCCCGGAACCGTCGTCGCTGCTGATGCTGGGCACGGGCGTGGTTGCGCTGGCGGGCAGCATGCGCCGCCGCTTCACGGGCCTCGCAGCGAGCCGGTAG
- a CDS encoding lamin tail domain-containing protein — MLPQPSRALRRRFCVFAALPAFLFAAGQMHAASSTVVISQVYTAGGNSGATYNADYVELFNLSNSPVNISGWALQYFSAAASATSNPVISPVQGTVILQPGQRYLVQATPGTNGVALTNAADQTSSNLAMGATAGRIYVTNSTTALSNASGCPTNYVDFVGYGTTANCYEAARATAPSLSQPISRTNACVDGDNNATDFALTSTPARNSSAAPTSCSTGGTILSNAAFNPSSVNAGQSSLLTVSGTRGLSVVADLSALVGSTTQMLYDDGSNGDVTANDGIYSYTVAVPSSEAANTYQVTVRGTNSGMMSGTATATLTVTAPVAFVPIHTIQGSTPGTSPYSGQVVMTHGIVTSVISNGYFIQARDSEADSDSHTPEGILVYTGSGQVPTGAVVGNEVQVSGTVTLYPSTAAFPGAELNKPTGFSVLTTSNTLPSAVTLSSTLPSPSGGVQQLLYLQGMRVTAPSITVTQPTDGNLTETAETYTSNGQFWGEISGLPRPTREPGLEVRDAFTASQPLSIPRFDDDPETFLIDSLAGSNAAGVLNVTTGTVLNNVTGVIDVTDYSGNPGLILDAANRPTVASNGMTIVPAPAATAGQISIGDQNMERFYNATADTAGAVTVTPAAYQLRLSKASLGIRNVLNSPDILALEEMENLQTLTDLSNKISADAVAAGQADPQYQPYLVQGNDPSGINVAFLVKPSKIDVVSVDQFGKSTQYTTPTGSQAILNDRPPLVLHAGVKRGSGAADYPVTVIVNHLRSLNSITDSATGATVRAKREAQAEYLANLVQGYQANGEHVIVVGDFNAFDVNDGLVDSMGVIRGNPAPASQDVVAGATGLVNPVLVDAAPTNVSSGAYSYVFNGYAQSIDHFLVTQDIAGSITTQPAHWNADFPVIFRNDASRPEASSDHDGIVGYLSVPAAQAKATVTTALSKQTDGSYLMAVTVTNSGSATAQSVQVTGAVLGTTNTNSALPLQFGDIPAGGSQTMTISFPASAGTSGSRSSETIRGTYSTGSFTLAQRLVLP; from the coding sequence ATGCTCCCCCAACCTTCCCGCGCCCTTCGCAGGCGGTTTTGCGTCTTTGCTGCGCTTCCTGCCTTCCTGTTTGCTGCTGGCCAGATGCACGCCGCTTCTTCGACCGTCGTCATCAGCCAGGTGTACACGGCTGGCGGCAACAGCGGAGCGACCTACAACGCCGACTACGTTGAGCTGTTCAATCTGTCCAACTCGCCGGTGAATATTTCCGGTTGGGCGCTGCAGTACTTCTCTGCCGCCGCTTCTGCCACGTCAAATCCGGTCATCAGCCCCGTGCAGGGCACTGTGATCCTGCAGCCGGGCCAGCGTTACCTGGTCCAGGCGACCCCGGGCACCAATGGCGTGGCGTTGACGAACGCCGCCGACCAGACCAGCTCCAACCTGGCGATGGGTGCTACCGCAGGCCGCATCTACGTGACGAACTCGACCACGGCGCTCTCGAATGCCTCCGGTTGCCCGACAAATTACGTCGACTTTGTGGGCTACGGCACCACGGCGAACTGCTACGAGGCCGCGCGCGCCACTGCTCCTTCGCTGTCGCAGCCCATTTCACGCACCAATGCCTGCGTGGATGGCGACAACAACGCCACGGATTTCGCACTGACTTCCACGCCGGCGCGCAATTCGTCCGCGGCGCCGACCTCCTGCTCCACTGGGGGCACGATCCTCTCCAACGCGGCCTTCAACCCGTCCAGCGTGAACGCGGGCCAGTCCTCGTTGTTGACGGTATCGGGCACGAGAGGCCTTTCGGTCGTAGCCGACCTGAGCGCCCTGGTCGGTTCCACGACGCAAATGCTGTACGACGACGGCAGCAACGGTGACGTGACCGCAAATGACGGCATTTACAGCTACACGGTGGCTGTGCCTTCTTCCGAGGCTGCGAACACCTACCAGGTCACGGTCAGGGGGACCAACTCCGGCATGATGTCGGGGACGGCGACCGCCACACTTACGGTCACGGCTCCAGTCGCGTTTGTGCCGATCCACACCATCCAGGGCAGCACTCCGGGAACGTCTCCGTACAGCGGCCAGGTTGTGATGACGCACGGCATTGTCACCAGCGTGATCAGCAACGGCTACTTCATCCAGGCGCGCGACAGCGAGGCCGACAGCGATTCGCACACGCCGGAAGGCATCCTCGTGTACACCGGTTCCGGCCAGGTGCCGACCGGCGCGGTTGTGGGCAATGAAGTGCAGGTGTCCGGTACCGTGACCCTGTATCCGTCGACCGCCGCGTTCCCGGGTGCGGAGCTGAACAAGCCCACCGGCTTCAGCGTGCTGACCACCAGCAACACGCTGCCGAGCGCGGTGACGCTCAGCTCCACCCTGCCCAGCCCAAGCGGCGGCGTGCAGCAGTTGCTGTACCTGCAGGGCATGCGCGTGACGGCACCCAGCATCACGGTGACGCAGCCCACCGACGGCAACCTGACTGAGACGGCGGAGACCTATACCTCCAACGGCCAGTTCTGGGGAGAGATCTCCGGCCTGCCGCGGCCGACCCGCGAGCCGGGGCTGGAAGTGCGTGACGCCTTCACCGCGTCGCAGCCACTCTCGATTCCGCGCTTCGACGACGATCCGGAGACGTTCCTGATCGACTCGCTGGCCGGCAGCAACGCAGCCGGTGTGTTGAACGTGACGACCGGCACCGTGCTGAACAACGTGACGGGCGTGATCGACGTGACGGACTACAGCGGCAACCCGGGACTGATCCTGGACGCGGCGAACCGTCCGACCGTTGCGTCGAACGGCATGACGATCGTGCCTGCTCCGGCTGCAACGGCAGGCCAGATCAGCATTGGCGACCAGAACATGGAGCGCTTCTACAACGCCACCGCCGACACCGCGGGTGCGGTCACGGTCACGCCGGCGGCGTACCAGTTGCGTCTGAGCAAGGCATCGCTCGGCATCCGTAACGTGCTGAACTCGCCGGACATTCTCGCACTTGAGGAGATGGAAAACCTGCAGACGCTGACCGACCTGAGCAACAAGATCAGTGCGGACGCGGTCGCAGCGGGTCAGGCGGATCCGCAGTACCAGCCGTACCTGGTGCAGGGCAACGACCCCAGTGGCATCAATGTGGCGTTCCTGGTGAAGCCGTCGAAGATCGACGTGGTGAGCGTCGACCAGTTCGGCAAGAGCACGCAGTACACCACGCCGACCGGATCGCAGGCGATTCTGAACGATCGTCCGCCGTTGGTGTTGCACGCGGGTGTGAAGCGTGGCAGCGGCGCGGCCGACTATCCGGTGACCGTCATCGTCAACCACCTTCGTTCGCTCAACAGCATCACCGATTCGGCTACTGGCGCGACGGTTCGTGCGAAGCGTGAGGCGCAGGCCGAGTACCTGGCAAACCTGGTGCAGGGCTATCAGGCCAACGGCGAGCACGTGATCGTGGTGGGCGACTTCAATGCCTTCGACGTGAACGACGGCCTGGTCGATTCCATGGGCGTAATTCGCGGCAACCCGGCACCGGCATCGCAGGATGTGGTCGCGGGTGCAACCGGCCTGGTGAACCCGGTGCTGGTGGATGCGGCTCCGACCAACGTGTCCAGCGGCGCGTACTCATACGTCTTCAACGGCTACGCGCAGAGCATCGATCACTTCCTGGTCACGCAAGACATTGCGGGCTCCATCACCACGCAGCCGGCGCACTGGAATGCGGACTTCCCGGTGATCTTCCGCAACGATGCATCGCGTCCGGAGGCTTCGTCCGATCACGACGGCATTGTGGGCTACCTGTCGGTGCCGGCGGCGCAGGCGAAGGCTACGGTCACGACCGCGCTGAGCAAGCAGACGGACGGCTCCTACCTGATGGCGGTGACGGTGACGAACTCCGGTTCGGCAACGGCGCAGTCGGTGCAGGTGACGGGCGCAGTGCTGGGCACCACGAACACCAACTCGGCACTGCCGCTGCAGTTTGGCGACATCCCGGCAGGTGGCTCGCAGACGATGACGATCTCCTTCCCGGCTTCGGCGGGGACCAGCGGATCGCGCAGCTCTGAGACGATTCGTGGCACCTACTCCACTGGCAGCTTCACGCTGGCACAGCGCCTTGTGCTGCCCTAG
- a CDS encoding PEP-CTERM sorting domain-containing protein, with product MRFNTSFLKTGVIAAALVLGTSVAKADTMTFTGSTSGSFTGGGTSDQTLSYNSGSFNNTTSNSGYLAIGGNGANFGTFTLNTGNATFTNDPFSLMITFTNPTGINNGQSSTFSALVQGSVTAPADGGATVVFSPSSRGYTFDNGVLTGSFTLNLNNVSITPGQTASVTGYIQETSVAATPEPNSLMLLGTGLVSAAGMMARRRKAMTA from the coding sequence ATGCGTTTCAACACCTCCTTCCTCAAGACCGGCGTTATCGCCGCAGCTCTCGTTCTCGGCACCTCTGTTGCCAAGGCCGACACCATGACCTTCACCGGCTCGACCTCGGGTTCCTTTACCGGCGGCGGAACGAGTGATCAGACCCTGTCGTACAACAGCGGTTCGTTCAACAACACCACCAGCAACAGTGGCTACCTGGCCATTGGTGGCAACGGTGCGAACTTCGGTACGTTCACGCTGAACACCGGCAACGCGACGTTCACGAACGACCCCTTCTCGCTGATGATCACGTTCACCAACCCGACGGGCATCAACAACGGTCAGAGCTCGACCTTCAGCGCCCTGGTGCAGGGTTCGGTCACCGCTCCGGCTGATGGCGGCGCGACTGTGGTGTTCAGCCCGAGCAGCAGGGGCTACACCTTTGACAACGGTGTTCTGACCGGCAGCTTCACGCTGAACCTGAACAACGTATCGATCACTCCCGGCCAGACTGCCAGCGTGACCGGCTACATCCAGGAGACCTCGGTTGCCGCGACCCCGGAACCGAACAGCCTGATGCTGCTTGGCACCGGCCTGGTCAGCGCAGCCGGCATGATGGCTCGCCGTCGCAAGGCAATGACTGCATAA
- the lipA gene encoding lipoyl synthase, whose product MSLAAPSFSSTELIQIDLSPRKPERKPEWLKARAPMGETFHSLKRLTRDLGLHTVCESAHCPNIGECWNHKTATFMMLGNSCTRRCGFCAVPSGKPEPIDHDEPRRVAFAVASLGLQHAVITSVNRDDDNMGAGRAFVEVIQEIRRQAPGCQVEVLTPDFQGTEDAIRMVVAACPEILNHNIETVPRLYRVAKSGGRYERSIGFLRLAKELNPNQVTKTGIIVGMGEETHELLDVFRDLAAIKVDILTIGQYLRPSKDHIPMKRYYTPEEFAFLKEEALRMGFRHVESGPLVRSSYHAHEQAQSTGLA is encoded by the coding sequence GTGAGCCTTGCCGCGCCCAGCTTCAGCAGCACCGAGCTGATTCAGATCGACCTGTCGCCGCGCAAACCCGAGCGGAAGCCAGAGTGGCTGAAGGCGCGCGCTCCCATGGGCGAGACCTTCCACTCGCTCAAGCGGCTCACTCGCGATCTGGGCCTGCACACCGTGTGCGAATCCGCACATTGCCCCAACATCGGCGAGTGCTGGAACCACAAGACCGCCACCTTCATGATGTTGGGCAATAGCTGCACACGCCGCTGCGGCTTCTGCGCGGTACCCAGCGGCAAGCCCGAACCCATCGATCACGACGAGCCTCGTCGCGTCGCCTTTGCCGTTGCCTCGCTCGGCCTGCAGCACGCCGTCATCACCAGCGTGAACCGCGACGACGACAACATGGGCGCCGGCCGAGCCTTCGTCGAAGTGATCCAGGAGATCCGCCGCCAAGCCCCTGGCTGCCAGGTCGAAGTGCTCACGCCCGACTTCCAGGGCACCGAGGACGCGATCCGCATGGTCGTCGCTGCCTGCCCCGAAATCCTGAACCACAATATTGAGACCGTGCCGCGTCTTTACCGCGTCGCCAAGTCAGGTGGCCGCTACGAACGCTCCATCGGCTTCCTGCGCCTCGCCAAGGAACTAAACCCGAACCAGGTCACCAAGACCGGCATCATCGTCGGCATGGGCGAAGAGACGCACGAACTGCTCGACGTCTTCCGCGACCTCGCCGCCATCAAGGTCGACATCCTCACCATCGGCCAGTACCTGCGCCCGTCCAAGGACCACATCCCGATGAAGCGCTACTACACGCCCGAGGAGTTCGCGTTCCTCAAAGAGGAAGCGCTGCGCATGGGCTTCCGCCACGTGGAGAGCGGCCCACTCGTCCGCTCCAGCTATCACGCGCACGAACAGGCACAGAGCACCGGCCTCGCGTAA
- a CDS encoding DUF3060 domain-containing protein codes for MRTSLLLLVAASFATAGAQRRIEPPNYEQPSHSDVVLAGNQIRQTVTCTHGNAVYVQGQWNVVEVGGDCRFVRVQGNHNHLFVRSKSPIHVEGNENLIEVTDADTPFSERGEQNRFERRGR; via the coding sequence ATGAGGACTTCGCTTCTTCTACTCGTCGCAGCATCCTTCGCCACGGCCGGCGCACAGCGCCGCATCGAGCCGCCCAACTACGAACAGCCCTCGCACAGCGACGTCGTCCTCGCCGGCAACCAGATCCGCCAGACCGTCACCTGCACCCACGGCAACGCCGTCTACGTGCAGGGCCAGTGGAACGTCGTCGAGGTCGGTGGCGACTGCCGCTTCGTGCGCGTGCAGGGCAACCACAACCACCTGTTCGTGCGCAGCAAGAGCCCGATTCACGTGGAAGGCAACGAGAACCTGATCGAAGTCACGGATGCCGACACACCCTTCAGCGAGCGCGGCGAACAGAACCGATTCGAACGCCGCGGCCGCTGA
- a CDS encoding amidohydrolase produces the protein MFPGAFAKRVRCSILALLLASAAFPLVCAQDRFAGEPVAREIDPAIARVLAETPAIDNHAHPQLAPPAFSTDRGFDALPVDNMAPETDPLGWRDTFPPLSHAWKALWNFDGTPPLTPAQQTQLEAARERVRTREGEHYAQWVLDQAGIGTELANRVNMGAGVQAPRFRWVPYDDALLFPLDDTALRSTPDRQQFFALEDKLRATYLSAANLQHLPPTLDAYLAQVVLPTLQQQKQGGAVAIKFELAYLREFGFEDVSQTRAAAIYARFVTANSPAPTPVEYKPLQDFLFRAIALEAGRLGMAVHLHGMAGGGRYFSIAGVNPLLLEPLLNDPRFAGTNFVLLHGGWPYVREAGAMLQKPNFYLDISQEALLFSARTLAGTLREWLELYPEKVLFATDAYPYSPANGWEEAEWYGSGNARTALGLALTGMLHDGVITESRAEELARMVLRSNAEHLYRLSPQ, from the coding sequence ATGTTTCCAGGCGCCTTTGCCAAACGCGTTCGCTGCTCTATTCTCGCCCTGCTGCTGGCCTCTGCCGCGTTCCCGCTGGTCTGCGCGCAGGATCGCTTTGCGGGCGAACCTGTAGCGCGCGAGATCGACCCGGCCATTGCCCGCGTGCTCGCGGAGACGCCCGCCATCGACAACCATGCTCACCCGCAACTGGCGCCGCCAGCGTTCAGCACCGACCGCGGCTTCGATGCCCTGCCCGTGGACAACATGGCCCCTGAGACTGACCCCCTCGGTTGGCGCGACACGTTTCCGCCACTGAGCCATGCCTGGAAAGCCTTGTGGAACTTCGACGGCACGCCCCCACTCACTCCTGCGCAGCAGACGCAACTGGAAGCAGCACGCGAACGCGTCCGCACCCGCGAAGGCGAGCATTATGCGCAGTGGGTGCTCGACCAGGCCGGCATCGGCACCGAACTTGCCAACCGCGTCAACATGGGCGCGGGTGTGCAGGCGCCGCGGTTCCGCTGGGTGCCGTATGACGACGCCCTCCTTTTCCCGCTGGACGACACCGCCCTGCGATCTACGCCCGATCGCCAGCAGTTCTTCGCCCTCGAAGACAAGCTGCGCGCCACCTATCTGTCCGCCGCAAACCTGCAGCACCTGCCACCCACGCTCGACGCGTATCTCGCCCAGGTCGTCTTGCCAACGCTGCAACAGCAGAAGCAGGGCGGCGCCGTCGCCATTAAGTTTGAACTCGCCTACCTGCGCGAATTCGGCTTCGAAGATGTCTCGCAAACCCGTGCTGCCGCGATCTACGCCCGCTTTGTCACCGCAAACAGCCCCGCGCCCACGCCAGTCGAATACAAGCCGCTTCAGGACTTCCTCTTTCGCGCGATCGCACTCGAAGCTGGCCGCCTCGGCATGGCCGTCCACCTGCACGGCATGGCCGGCGGCGGACGCTACTTTTCCATTGCCGGCGTGAACCCGCTGCTGCTGGAGCCGCTGCTGAACGACCCGCGCTTCGCGGGTACCAACTTCGTTCTGCTGCACGGCGGCTGGCCCTACGTGCGCGAAGCCGGCGCCATGCTGCAAAAGCCGAACTTTTACCTCGACATCTCGCAGGAGGCGCTGCTCTTCTCGGCGCGTACGCTGGCCGGCACTCTGCGCGAGTGGCTGGAGCTCTACCCCGAGAAGGTCCTCTTCGCCACCGACGCCTACCCGTACTCGCCCGCCAACGGTTGGGAAGAGGCCGAGTGGTACGGCAGCGGCAACGCCCGCACCGCGCTCGGCCTGGCGTTGACCGGCATGCTGCACGACGGCGTCATCACCGAATCCCGCGCCGAGGAGCTCGCCCGCATGGTCCTGCGGTCCAACGCGGAGCACCTGTACCGTCTCTCGCCGCAATGA
- the frr gene encoding ribosome recycling factor — translation MASQMANIPALKELQGQLTTRMKKAVEDFRSSLLAARTGRASVHMLDNIRVDYYGSEMPINQLAQVTTPEAQLILVQPFDQGTVGLIEKAIRTSGQGFNPMHDGKVIRVPIPPMTEERRKEAVKNLAGVLEDHKTSIRNIRRDGNDAIKKAAKDKLISADDEKRATEETQQMTDAEIKTLEDMFKVKEKELMTV, via the coding sequence ATGGCATCGCAAATGGCGAACATCCCCGCACTGAAGGAGCTGCAGGGCCAGCTCACCACTCGCATGAAGAAGGCCGTCGAGGACTTCCGCTCGAGCCTGCTTGCCGCCCGCACCGGTCGCGCCAGCGTCCACATGCTCGACAACATTCGCGTCGACTACTACGGCTCGGAGATGCCGATCAACCAGCTTGCCCAGGTCACCACGCCCGAGGCGCAGCTCATTCTTGTGCAGCCCTTCGACCAGGGCACCGTCGGCCTCATCGAAAAGGCGATTCGCACCAGCGGCCAGGGCTTCAACCCCATGCACGACGGCAAGGTCATCCGCGTTCCCATTCCACCCATGACGGAGGAGCGCCGCAAGGAAGCCGTGAAGAACCTGGCCGGCGTCCTCGAGGACCACAAGACCTCCATCCGCAACATCCGCCGCGACGGCAACGACGCCATCAAGAAGGCCGCCAAGGACAAGCTGATCTCCGCCGATGACGAAAAGCGCGCCACCGAAGAGACCCAGCAGATGACCGACGCCGAGATCAAGACCCTGGAAGACATGTTCAAGGTGAAGGAAAAGGAACTGATGACCGTCTGA